In one window of Nesterenkonia sandarakina DNA:
- a CDS encoding MFS transporter, whose protein sequence is MTTAHSPRREILLGALLPAFIFSLGAGAMIPVLAPFAVERGASLAVAGIIAAMLPVGQILADLPAGALAARVGDRRAMLIAAGAAAIGFLAAGLAPSLLTLGAAVGLVGAANAVFHLARHSYLTEVTPVHQRARVLSTLGGVHRIGQFLGPFLGAGVLLLGDLRAVFLLALLTALAAGVTVLLAPEIDTRPARAPGASRAGFTQVIARHRELLLTLGVASMLVGAIRGARQQVLPLWGEHIGLDPTTISLLFGLAGGIDMLLFYPAGKIMDRFGRLWIGVPSMTCLGVAMALVPLAHSVPVLAAVAVLLGVSNGLGSGVMMTIASDIAPADARPQFLGAWRLMQDFGIAAGPLTLAAGAALGSLAAGVWVAAAMGPLASAGLLRWLPRYSVHASSRTRRAAGID, encoded by the coding sequence ATGACCACGGCGCACTCCCCCCGGCGAGAGATCCTGCTGGGGGCGCTGCTGCCGGCGTTCATCTTCAGCCTCGGAGCCGGTGCCATGATCCCGGTGCTGGCTCCCTTCGCCGTGGAGCGCGGAGCGAGCCTCGCCGTGGCGGGGATCATCGCAGCGATGCTTCCGGTGGGTCAGATCCTGGCGGATCTGCCCGCAGGCGCGCTGGCCGCCCGGGTCGGGGACCGTCGGGCGATGCTGATCGCGGCCGGCGCCGCGGCGATCGGATTCCTCGCCGCGGGACTGGCACCCTCGCTGCTCACCCTGGGCGCCGCCGTCGGCCTGGTGGGGGCTGCGAACGCGGTCTTCCACCTGGCGCGGCATTCCTACCTGACCGAGGTCACCCCGGTGCACCAGCGCGCTCGGGTGCTCTCCACCCTTGGCGGGGTGCATCGGATCGGGCAGTTCCTCGGGCCTTTCCTCGGGGCGGGGGTGCTGCTGCTGGGCGACCTGCGTGCGGTGTTCCTGCTGGCGCTGCTGACCGCCCTCGCCGCCGGTGTCACCGTGCTGCTGGCCCCGGAGATCGACACCCGGCCTGCCAGGGCCCCGGGCGCCTCCCGCGCCGGGTTCACCCAGGTGATCGCCAGACACCGGGAGCTGCTGCTCACCCTGGGGGTGGCCTCCATGCTGGTGGGAGCGATTCGCGGGGCCCGCCAGCAGGTGCTTCCGCTCTGGGGCGAGCACATCGGCCTGGACCCCACGACGATCTCGCTGCTCTTCGGCCTGGCCGGGGGCATCGACATGCTGCTGTTCTATCCGGCGGGGAAGATCATGGACCGGTTCGGGCGACTCTGGATCGGAGTGCCCTCGATGACCTGCCTCGGAGTGGCGATGGCCCTGGTGCCGCTGGCTCATTCGGTCCCGGTGCTGGCCGCTGTCGCGGTGCTGCTCGGTGTCAGCAACGGACTCGGCTCCGGGGTGATGATGACCATCGCCTCGGACATCGCCCCGGCGGATGCGCGTCCGCAGTTCCTCGGTGCCTGGAGGCTGATGCAGGACTTCGGGATCGCCGCTGGTCCGCTGACCCTCGCCGCCGGGGCTGCCCTGGGATCCTTGGCCGCCGGGGTCTGGGTGGCGGCGGCCATGGGACCGCTGGCCAGCGCCGGTCTGCTGCGCTGGCTGCCGCGGTACTCGGTCCACGCCAGTAGCCGCACCCGCCGAGCCGCCGGCATCGACTGA